A genomic window from Osmerus eperlanus chromosome 5, fOsmEpe2.1, whole genome shotgun sequence includes:
- the LOC134020914 gene encoding septin-7-like isoform X1, whose protein sequence is MIERPESAVSSIAQRNLEGYVGFANLPNQVYRKSVKRGFEFTLMVVGESGLGKSTLINSLFLTDLYSKDYPGPSQRIKKTVQVEQSKVLVKEGGVQLTLTIVDTPGFGDAVDNSNCWQPVINYIDSKCEDFLNAESRVNRRLMPDNRVHCCLYFIAPSGHGLKPLDIEFMKRLHDKVNVIPLIAKADTLTPEECQLFKKQIMKEIQEHKIKIYEFPDTEDDEDSKLIRKIKERMPLAVVGSNVVIEVNGRKVRGRQYPWGVAEVENGEHCDFTVLRNMLIRTHMQDLKDVTNNVHYENYRSRKLAAVTCNGVDTTKTKGQLTKSPLAQMEEERREHVMKMKKMETEMEQVFEMKVKEKKQKLKDSEAELERRHEQMKKNLEAQYKELEEKRRQHGEERSNWEAQQKILEQQKLDASKTMEKNKKKGKIF, encoded by the exons ATGATCGAGCGACCAGAATCTGCTGTTTCCAGCATTGCA CAGAGGAATCTGGAGGGTTATGTCGGCTTCGCCAACCTCCCCAATCAGGTTTACCGGAAGTCTGTCAAGAGGGGCTTTGAGTTCACTCTCATGGTTGTTG GTGAGTCTGGCCTGGGAAAGTCCACCCTCATCAACTCCCTGTTCCTGACCGACCTGTACTCCAAGGACTACCCTGGACCCTCCCAGCGCATCAAGAAGACTGTGCAG GTGGAACAGTCCAAGGTGTTGgtaaaggaggggggggtgcagctCACTCTTACCATCGTCGATACTCCAGGTTTTGGTGACGCCGTGGACAACAGCAACTG CTGGCAACCTGTCATCAACTACATTGACAGTAAGTGTGAGGACTTCCTGAATGCTGAGTCCAGGGTGAACCGCAGGTTGATGCCTGACAACAGGGTGCACTGCTGCCTGTACTTCATCGCCCCCTCTGGACATGG GTTGAAGCCTCTGGATATAGAGTTCATGAAGAGGCTCCATGACAAGGTCAACGTCATCCCTCTCATTGCCAAGgcagacacactcacccctgaggAGTGCCAGCTATTTAAGAAACAG ATCATGAAGGAGATCCAGGAACACAAGATCAAAATCTATGAGTTTCCTGACACGGAGGATGACGAGGACAGCAAGCTCATCCGCAAGATCAAG GAGCGGATGCCCCTGGCAGTTGTAGGCAGCAACGTGGTGATCGAGGTCAACGGCAGGAAGGTCAGAGGTCGGCAGTACCCCTGGGGCGTGGCTGAAG TGGAGAACGGAGAGCATTGTGACTTCACCGTGCTACGGAACATGCtgatcag GACCCACATGCAGGACCTGAAGGACGTGACCAACAATGTCCACTATGAAAACTATCGCAGCAGGAAGCTGGCAGCCGTCACCTGCAACGGAGTGGACACCACCAAGACCAAGGGCCAGCTCACCAA GAGCCCCTTGGcccagatggaggaggagcggagggagcacgtgatgaagatgaagaagatGGAGACGGAGATGGAGCAGGTGTTTGAGATGAAAGTTAAGGAGAAGAAGCAAAAACTGAAGGACTCCGAGGCTGAG CTGGAGCGTCGTCATGAGCAGATGAAGAAGAACCTGGAGGCCCAGtacaaggagctggaggagaagagacggCAGCATGGGGAGGAGAGGTCCAACTGGGAAGCCCAGCAGAAGATCCTGGAACAGCAGAAGTTGGATGCCTCCAA gaCCATGGAAAAGAAcaagaagaaaggaaaaatattttaa
- the LOC134020914 gene encoding septin-7-like isoform X2 produces the protein MIERPESAVSSIARNLEGYVGFANLPNQVYRKSVKRGFEFTLMVVGESGLGKSTLINSLFLTDLYSKDYPGPSQRIKKTVQVEQSKVLVKEGGVQLTLTIVDTPGFGDAVDNSNCWQPVINYIDSKCEDFLNAESRVNRRLMPDNRVHCCLYFIAPSGHGLKPLDIEFMKRLHDKVNVIPLIAKADTLTPEECQLFKKQIMKEIQEHKIKIYEFPDTEDDEDSKLIRKIKERMPLAVVGSNVVIEVNGRKVRGRQYPWGVAEVENGEHCDFTVLRNMLIRTHMQDLKDVTNNVHYENYRSRKLAAVTCNGVDTTKTKGQLTKSPLAQMEEERREHVMKMKKMETEMEQVFEMKVKEKKQKLKDSEAELERRHEQMKKNLEAQYKELEEKRRQHGEERSNWEAQQKILEQQKLDASKTMEKNKKKGKIF, from the exons ATGATCGAGCGACCAGAATCTGCTGTTTCCAGCATTGCA AGGAATCTGGAGGGTTATGTCGGCTTCGCCAACCTCCCCAATCAGGTTTACCGGAAGTCTGTCAAGAGGGGCTTTGAGTTCACTCTCATGGTTGTTG GTGAGTCTGGCCTGGGAAAGTCCACCCTCATCAACTCCCTGTTCCTGACCGACCTGTACTCCAAGGACTACCCTGGACCCTCCCAGCGCATCAAGAAGACTGTGCAG GTGGAACAGTCCAAGGTGTTGgtaaaggaggggggggtgcagctCACTCTTACCATCGTCGATACTCCAGGTTTTGGTGACGCCGTGGACAACAGCAACTG CTGGCAACCTGTCATCAACTACATTGACAGTAAGTGTGAGGACTTCCTGAATGCTGAGTCCAGGGTGAACCGCAGGTTGATGCCTGACAACAGGGTGCACTGCTGCCTGTACTTCATCGCCCCCTCTGGACATGG GTTGAAGCCTCTGGATATAGAGTTCATGAAGAGGCTCCATGACAAGGTCAACGTCATCCCTCTCATTGCCAAGgcagacacactcacccctgaggAGTGCCAGCTATTTAAGAAACAG ATCATGAAGGAGATCCAGGAACACAAGATCAAAATCTATGAGTTTCCTGACACGGAGGATGACGAGGACAGCAAGCTCATCCGCAAGATCAAG GAGCGGATGCCCCTGGCAGTTGTAGGCAGCAACGTGGTGATCGAGGTCAACGGCAGGAAGGTCAGAGGTCGGCAGTACCCCTGGGGCGTGGCTGAAG TGGAGAACGGAGAGCATTGTGACTTCACCGTGCTACGGAACATGCtgatcag GACCCACATGCAGGACCTGAAGGACGTGACCAACAATGTCCACTATGAAAACTATCGCAGCAGGAAGCTGGCAGCCGTCACCTGCAACGGAGTGGACACCACCAAGACCAAGGGCCAGCTCACCAA GAGCCCCTTGGcccagatggaggaggagcggagggagcacgtgatgaagatgaagaagatGGAGACGGAGATGGAGCAGGTGTTTGAGATGAAAGTTAAGGAGAAGAAGCAAAAACTGAAGGACTCCGAGGCTGAG CTGGAGCGTCGTCATGAGCAGATGAAGAAGAACCTGGAGGCCCAGtacaaggagctggaggagaagagacggCAGCATGGGGAGGAGAGGTCCAACTGGGAAGCCCAGCAGAAGATCCTGGAACAGCAGAAGTTGGATGCCTCCAA gaCCATGGAAAAGAAcaagaagaaaggaaaaatattttaa
- the LOC134020915 gene encoding C-C motif chemokine 3-like yields the protein MSASRLSLLPVLFLLMGAITLSQGLRMNAPRKCCFSFINSQPKHPVVSFTRTSQHCSTPAVLLKIKTGRQLCARPSDSWVVKTISFLDNKNTGVETPLQ from the exons ATGTCTGCTTCTCgcctctctctgctgcctgTGCTCTTCCTGCTGATGGGGGCCATCACACTGAGCCAAG ggctCCGTATGAATGCACCTAGGAAGTGCTGCTTCAGCTTCATCAACAGTCAGCCCAAACATCCAGTGGTCAGCTTCACCAGGACCAGCCAACACTGCTCCACCCCTGCCGTGCt GCTGAAGATAAAAACTGGTCGCCAACTGTGTGCCCGCCCATCTGACAGTTGGGTGGTGAAGACCATCAGCTTCCTGGACAACAAGAACACTGGGGTCGAGACACCCCTCCAGTAA
- the smpd3 gene encoding sphingomyelin phosphodiesterase 3: protein MVLHSSPYGSGLLSFLDGLSWAMVFPSYWLLDRLLASCVATSLEKRRRSQDPCSFLTLCLLVSAPLYLLLFLASLPLALLGFLLWAPLQAVRTPYLYTHCRPDKHQAEQGGAGAGLSEWRPQGRSFCFGSANVCLLPDSLARFNNLSDTQRRAREVGRRIRSGASRPQIKIYIDSPTNTSISAASFSSLATGFRRTSSLDQRPENTPFAAEAEPQPDCPLHPNGEQGSADCPIHPPGGAPSPDCPLHSGGAGDDSADCPLHSVGGQNSSDCPLHPIPSSGVQISISAPEPDPPLDEEEEGGKPPGGVEGGGDSCSINSRTASRESLTRFHGDGGGTGAVSSNNTLSHRTSVFKRPTGRKRRHGEDGFDHEISAFFPANLDFLCLQEVFDHTSTSRLRSQLHRYFPFVLSDVGSYGWRHCCSHFKFLNSGLLLASRYPILDAHYECYPNGRGEDALAAKGVLFAKVQVGTSHQEQRVVGYLTCTHLHAIEGDAAVRCEQLDLLLEWGEEFRKATSRPSDEKEDQVAFDVVLGDLNFDNCSSEDKLEQQHALFTQYKDPCRQGPGEDKPWALGTLLDPIGLYDEEVSSPESLQKVMENEEGRKEYLVFPPSKNQCPSQKGRKIPLKGNGRRIDYILYKEDSPQQDWKVDIEEFSFISQLAGLTDHLSVAMRLAVSTGEEEP from the exons ATGGTCCTCCACAGCTCCCCCTACGGCAGCGGCCTCCTGTCCTTCCTGGACGGCCTCTCGTGGGCCATGGTGTTCCCCTCCTACTGGCTGCTGGACCGCCTGCTGGCGTCGTGCGTGGCCACCTCTCTGGAGAAGCGTCGGCGCTCCCAGGACCCCTGCTCCTTCCTGACGCTGTGCCTCCTGGTGTCGGCGCCTCTCTACCTGCTCCTGTTCTTGGCCTCGCTGCCCCTCGCCCTCCTGGGCTTCCTGTTGTGGGCGCCGCTGCAGGCGGTCAGGACGCCCTACCTCTACACACACTGCCGTCCAGACAAGCACCAGGCCGAGCAG GGCGGAGCCGGAGCCGGCCTCAGCGAATGGAGACCTCAGGGACGGAGTTTCTGCTTCGGCAGCGCCAACGTGTGCCTGCTGCCGGACTCGCTGGCTCGCTTCAACAACCTGTCCGACACCCAGCGACGAGCCCGCGAGGTGGGCCGGCGCATCCGCAGCGGCGCCAGCCGACCGCAGATCAAGATCTACATCGATTCGCCGACCAACACGTCCATCAGCGCCgcctccttctccagcctcgCCACGGGCTTCCGACGCACCTCCTCCCTCGACCAGCGCCCCGAAAACACACCCTTCGCCGCAGAGGCCGAGCCCCAGCCTGACTGCCCTCTCCACCCTAATGGAGAGCAGGGCTCCGCAGACTGCCCCATCCACCCGCCAGGGGGGGCTCCTTCCCCCGACTGCCCTCTGCACTCTGGCGGCGCCGGGGATGATTCGGCAGACTGCCCCCTCCACTCTGTCGGGGGTCAGAACAGCTCAGACTGCCCCCTGCATCCCATCCCCAGCAGCGGGGTGCAGATCAGCATCAGTGCCCCTGAGCCGGACCCCCCcctggacgaggaggaggagggggggaaaccCCCCGGGGGAGTCGAAGGGGGCGGGGACTCCTGCAGCATCAACAGCCGTACCGCCTCCCGGGAGTCCCTGACCCGTTTCCACGGCGACGGAGGCGGCACGGGGGCCGTGTCGTCCAACAACACCCTCTCCCACCGCACCTCCGTCTTCAAGCGGCCGACGGGACGCAAGCGGCGCCACGGCGAGGACGGATTCGATCACGAGATCTCGGCCTTTTTCCCCGCCAACCTGGATTTCCTGTGCTTGCAGGAAGTCTTTGACCACACTTCCACCTCCAGGCTGCGGAGCCAGCTTCACCGCTATTTCCCCTTCGTGCTGAGTGACGTGGGCAGCTACGGCTGGAGGCACTGCTGCTCGCACTTCAAGTTCCTGAACAGCGGCCTACTGTTGGCCAGTCGCTACCCAATCCTGGATGCCCATTATGAGTGCTATCCCAACGGGCGTGGAGAAGACGCCCTGGCTGCCAAGGGAGTGCTCTTCGCCAAG GTACAGGTGGGCACCTCTCACCAGGAGCAGAGGGTTGTGGGATATCTCACCTGTACCCACCTCCACGCCATCGAAG gagatGCAGCTGTGCGCTGTGAGCAGTTGGACCTGCTCCtggagtggggggaggagttCCGCAAGGCAACGTCCCGACCCTCGGACGAGAAGGAAGACCAGGTGGCCTTTGATGTCGTCCTGGGTGACCTCAACTTCGACAACTGCTCCTCAG AGGACAAGCTGGAGCAGCAGCATGCACTCTTCACCCAGTACAAGGACCCCTGTcgccaggggccaggggaggaCAAGCCATGGGCGCTGG gTACACTACTGGACCCCATCGGGCTTTATGATGAGGAGGTCAGCTCACCAGAGAGTTTACAGAA ggtgatgGAGAACGAGGAGGGCCGAAAGGAATACCTGGTGTTCCCCCCCAGTAAGAACCAGTGCCCCAGCCAGAAGGGCAGGAAGATCCCTCTGAAGGGCAACGGTCGCAGGATAGATTACATCCTGTACAAGGAGGACAGCCCGCAGCAGGACTGGAAAGTG GACATAGAGGAGTTCAGCTTCATCTCGCAGCTGGCCGGCCTCACGGACCACCTGTCTGTGGCCATGCGCCTCGCAGTCTctacaggggaggaggagccgtAG